In Brachybacterium fresconis, the genomic stretch GCGTGTGCTAAGTGGAAAAGGATGTGGAGTTGCTGAGACAACCAGGAGGTTGGCTTAGAAGCAGCCACCCTTGAAAGAGTGCGTAATAGCTCACTGGTCAAGTGATTCTGCGCCGACAATTTAGCGGGGCTCAAGCACACCGCCGAAGCTGTGTCACTCCAGCCTTGTGCTGGGGTGGGTAGGGGAGCGTCGTGCAGCCGGTGAAGCCGCGGGGGAACCCAGTGGTGGAGGCTGTACGAGTGAGAATGCAGGCATGAGTAGCGATAGACGGGTGAGAAACCCGTCCGCCGATTGATCAAGGGTTCCAGGGCCAGGTTTATCCGCCCTGGGTTAGTCGGGACCTAAGGCGAGGCCGACAGGCGTAGTCGATGGACATCGGGTTGATATTCCCGAACCGATCGTAGGAGGACCCATACCGAGGCAGCTGATGCTAACCACCCGAGCTGGCCCCATACCCTTCGGGGTGTGGAGGTTGGTGAGGCTGGGAACCAAGGTTGTAGTAGGTCAGCGCGTGGGATGACGCAGTGAGGTAGCTTCCGCGGACTTAATGGAATAGTCCGTCTAAGCGTGCAGCCCGGCCCCGGGTAATGCTGGGGCCATGAGGGTCAGACGTGATGGGGATCCCGTAGGGGCGAAGGTGAGTGATCCTGTACTGCCTAGAAAAGTTCCGGCGTGACGAATACGGTCGCCCGTACCCGAAACCGACTCAGGTGATCAGGTAGAGAATACCGAGGCGTTCGAGAGAATCGTGGTTAAGGAACTCGGCAAAATGCCCCCGTAACTTCGGGAGAAGGGGGGCCCGAACCGTGAGAGCGGTGAGGGCCGCAGAGACCAGGGAGAAGCGACTGTTTACTAAAAACACAGGTCCGTGCGAAGTCGTAAGACGCTGTATACGGACTGACGCCTGCCCGGTGCTGGAAGGTTAAGAGGACCGGTTAGATCCCTTCGGGGGTCGACGCTGAGAATTTAAGCCCCAGTAAACGGCGGTGGTAACTATAACCATCCTAAGGTAGCGAAATTCCTTGTCGGGTAAGTTCCGACCTGCACGAATGGCGTAACGACTTCTCCACTGTCTCAACCGCGAACTCGGCGAAATTGCATTACGAGTAAAGATGCTCGTTACGCGCAGCAGGACGGAAAGACCCCGGGACCTTTACTATAGTTTGATATTGGTGTTCGGGACGGCTTGTGTAGGATAGGTGGGAGACTGGGAAGCATTCACGCCAGTGAGTGTGGAGTCATTGTTGAAATACCACTCTGGTCGTTCTGGATTCCTAACCTCGGTCCGTGATCCGGATCAGGGACAGTGTCTGATGGGTAGTTTAACTGGGGCGGTTGCCTCCTAAAGAGTAACGGAGGCGCTCAAAGGTTCCCTCAGCCTGGTTGGCAATCAGGTGTTGAGTGTAAGTGCACAAGGGAGCTTGACTGCGAGACAGACATGTCGGGCAGGTGCGAAAGCAGGAACTAGTGATCCGGCACTCCATTGTGGAATGGGTGTCGCTCAACGGATAAAAGGTACCCCGGGGATAACAGGCTGATCTTGCCCAAGAGCTCATATCGACGGCATGGTTTGGCACCTCGATGTCGGCTCGTCGCATCCTGGGGCTGGAGTTGGTCCCAAGGGTTAGGCTGTTCGCCTATTAAAGCGGTACGCGAGCTGGGTTTAGAACGTCGTGAGACAGTTCGGTCCCTATCCGCTGCGCGCGTTGGATATTTGAGAAGTCCTGTCCCTAGTACGAGAGGACCGGGATGGACTGACCTCTGGTGTGCCAGTTGTTCTGCCAAGAGCATGGCTGGTTGGCTACGTCGGGAAGGGATAACCGCTGAAAGCATCTAAGCGGGAAGCCTGCTTCAAGATGAGATATCCATGCACCCTTGTGGTGTGAGAGGCCCCCAGTAGATGACTGGGTTGATAGGCCAGATGTGGAAGCACAGCAATGTGTGGAGCTGACTGGTACTAATGGCTGATGACTTAATAACACATTTTTGTTTACTGTTGTGTGTTCGCGTCCACTGTGTGGTTCTGGAGAAACAATCCCAGGACACTGTTCCCGGCTGGGGTTGGTGTTTGTGGGCTGGTTGTCTCGTCGTGTTACGGCGGTCATAGCATCGAGGAAACGCCCGGTTCCATTCCGAACCCGGAAGCTAAGCTCGATTGCGCCGATGGTACTGCACTCGGGAGGGTGTGGGAGAGTAGGACGCCGCCGGACATCTTCCACGGGAGTGGGAGGCTGCTGGAAACCCCTCGTCTCGAGGCTGGTTTCGCGCCTCCCACTCCCTTTTTTTCATGCCCACCCTCCACCGCTTCCACGAGCCGACAGTCGGAGCCCGGAGCCCGGAGCACGGAGCACGGAGCACGGGTCCGGACGGCGACCTGAGCGGGACGTGCCAAGCAGCTGCGGTGCCTGTAATGGTGGACGCCCGAGTGAGGGGAGACGCGGGCGGGGCTGCTGCAGTGCATGAGCTGGGCGGCTGTGGTTCATGAGGGGCCGATGCGGACCCGGGAGATCGTCGTGGCGGCCAGCAGTGTCGTGATGCACCGGGTGGACCTCCTGCGCCGGCCGTGCCGGTGAAAGCAGTCACGGAACCCGCCCTACCGAGGAGTCAATTCCGCAGAACGTCCTAGGCTGGGGACTCGACAAGGGCATAGGGCGAGACGACGAGAGACGGACGGTTCACGTGGCTGAGCACAGCAACAGCAACAGCGACCGCGGGCACGGCAGGACGAGCCGGGGCGACGAGCGGCGCGATCAGCGCCCCTCCGCGCCCCGCACCCGGCCCCCGTATCGCAGCGGGCAGTCGTGGTCCCGCCCCAGCTCCTCCGGCGATGGCTCTCGAGGTGGACGAGATGAGGGTCGCGGAAGTCGGTCGTCGCAGCGTTCTGACGGACCGGATGCTGATCGGCTTCGCACGGATCGCGGAAGCTCTCAGGCTGGCCGTCCCGACCGGGGGCAGCGCCCGGGTGATCGTTCGTACCGCGGGGAGCGCCAGGACGGCCGCTCGTACCGCGGGGAGCGCCAGGACGGTCGTTCGTACCGTGGGGAGCGCCAGGAGGGCCGCTCGCACCGCGGGGACCGCGAAGCGGATCGCGGAGACCGTCGCGGCCCCCGTTCCGGTCCCGGCGGCGACGGGCGGGACTCCGGCTCGCACCGTCGGGGGCGGGACGCCGGCGCGGACCGTCGCCACGATCGCGCGGACCGGGACGACCGCGGCCGCCCGGGCGGCCGGCCCGAGGATCGTCGCTCCTCGCGCCCCGGCCAGGAAGCTCGCGCCGATCGCCCCTTCGAGCCCAGGATCCCCGAAGGCATCACCGGTCGCGAACTCGACAAGGAGCTCCGGGAGGAGCTGCGCGGGCTGAGCAAGGAGACCGCCGACCGCGTCGCACAGCACCTGGTCGCCGCCTACCTCCTGGAGGACGGCGACTCCGAACTCTCCCAGGCGCACGCCCGCTTCGCCGCCCGCATCGGCGGCCGCGTCGGCGGCGTGCGCGAGACCTACGGGATCCTCGCCTACCGCGCCGGTGACTACCGCACCGCCGTCCGCGAGCTACGGACCTCCCTGCGCATCACCGGGCGCACCGACGTGCTCCCGACCATCGCCGACTCCGAACGGGGGATGGGACGCCCGGAGCGGGCGCTCGATCTCGCGGCCTCCGACGACGCCGCCGCGCTCGGCGTGGAGGCGGCGATCGAGCTGATGATCGTGGTCGCCGGTGCCTACGCCGACACCGGCGATGTCGAGACCGCCCTGCGCACCCTCGAGGTGCCCGCCCTGCGGCACAAGGTCGACGGCCGGTGGCAGGTGCGCCTGTGGGCCGCCTACGCGGATCTGCTGGACCGGGCAGAGCGCTCCGAGGAGGCCCGGCGCTGGCTCACCCTCGCCGCTGATGCCGACTCCGAGGGACTGACCGACGCCGCCGAGCGGTTGGGCCGTCCCGCGCGAGCGGTCGAGGAGGAGCCGACCTTCGAGGACGACGAGTCCGTCGCCGTCCTGGACGCCTACGACCCGACCACCGACGAGCCCTCCGAGACCGGAGCTGCGGCGCCGGACGAGCACGAACCCGCCATGCCCGGGCCGGCCGGTGCGGGCGTGGAGGGACGGGCATGATCCGTCGGCCCGATCCCTCGCTGCTGGATCTCTACGACGCCCTGCTGCTGGACCTCGACGGGACCCTCATGCACGGGGCCGCCCCGATCCCGCACGCCGCCGCCGCGGTGGACCGCGCCCGGGCCGCCGGGACCACCGTGGTCTTCGCGACCAACAACGCCTCCCGCACCCCGCGACAGGCCGCGGAACACCTCGCCCAGGTGGGCGTCGCCGCGCAGCCCGAGGAGTTCGTGACCTCCCCGCAGGTCGCCTCCCGTCTGCTCGCAGACCGGCTCGAGCCCGGCCAGAAGGTGCTCGTCGTCGGCGGCGAGAGCCTTGCCGCCGAGATCCGCGAATCCGGTCTCGAGCCCGTCACGACCGACAGCCCGGACGTCGTCGCCGTCGTCCAGGGCTGGTCCCCGACCCTGGACTGGTCGATCCTCGCCGAAGGCGCCTACGCCATCGGCCACGGCGCCTGGTGGATGGCGACCAACATCGACGCCACCTTGCCCACCGAACGCGGAATGGCACCCGGCAACGGCGCGATGGTCGCAGCCCTGCGCCACGCCACCGGCGTCGAGCCCGCGGTCGCCGGCAAGCCGGAGCCCGGGATGTTCACCGTCGCCGCCCGCGATGCCTCCTCCCGTCGCCCGCTGATCATCGGCGACCGCCTCGACACCGACATCGAAGGAGCGGTGCGCGCCGGCATGGACTCCCTGCTGGTGCTCACCGGCGTCGACGGCATCGACGCGGCCCTGCGCGCCGACCCCGTGCGCCGCCCCACCTTCATCCTCTCCGATCTCTCCGAGCTGGGCGCCCCGTTCCCGCTGCCCGTCCTGGACGGCGACCGCGTCCGCTGCGGCGCGGTCGGAGCCCGCTGGGTCGACGGAGACATCGTCCTGACCGGCCGTCTCGGGGACCCGCGGGTGCTCCGTGCCGTCCTGGCCCTCCTGCATGCGCGCGCCGCGCAGGGTCCCTGGACCGGACGGCTGCTGGACCGCGAGGGCACCGAGCAGCGACCCAACGACCGGTGAGCCCGGAACGCCTCGACATCGCCCTGGCCGCCGCAGGGCTCGCCCGATCCCGCAGCCATGCCCGGCGCGTCATCGAGGAGGGCCGCGCCCGCCTCGACGGGCGCCCCGCGATGAAGCCCTCGACCCCGGTGCCCCCGGGTGCTCGGCTGCAGGTCGTCGACGTCCCTGACGGCATCGAGTACGCCTCCCGGGCCGCCCACAAGCTCCTGGGGGCGATGGACACCCTGGGCCTGGATCCCGCCGGAGCCCGCTGCCTGGACGCGGGCGCCTCCACCGGCGGCTTCAGCGACGTCCTGCTGCGACGGGGGGCCGACCGCGTGATCGCCGTCGACATCGGCCACGACCAGCTCGCCGAGCACGTGGCCCGCGACCCCCGGGTGAGCGTGCGCGACGGCATCAGCGTGCGTGACCTCACTCCGGCGCTGATCGGCGGCACGGTCGACCTCCTGGTCGCGGATCTCTCCTTCATCTCCCTGGCCACCGTGATCGCCCCGCTGGCGCGTGTCGTGCGCACCGGCGGCGACCTGCTGATCATGGTCAAACCCCAGTTCGAGGTGGGGCGTGCCGCGCTGCCGCGCACGGGTGTGGTCACCGAACCCGCGGCCCGCACCGCCGCCGTGACCGGGGTCGCCGAGGCCGCCGCCGGGGCCGGGCTGGCGCTGCAGGGCGTCGGCCCCAGCGCCCTGCCCGGCCAGGACGGCAACCGTGAGTACTTCCTGCACCTGCGGCCCACCGGCGTGACCTGCGCGATGGACGAGGTCGCCTGTGACATGATCGGGGACGCCGTGCGCGAGAACCGATCACGCCATCGGGAGATCTCGCGCGGCACGCCGCACGACCCTGCCGATGCTCCGACCGACGCCCAGGAGGACTGACCAGATGAGACGGTTCCTCCTCTATGTCCACACGGGGCGGCGCGCCGCCCTCGGCGCCATGCTCACGGTCCTCGAGGAGCTCACCCGGCGCGATGTGCGCGGCGTGGTGGTCGACGATCAGGTCGACGAGATCATGGCCCTGCCGGAGGACGCGGCACCCCCGAAGCTGCTGACCTTCCTCACCAACGGCGGAGTGGACGTGCTGGACGCCGTCTCGGCCGCCGACCTCGTCGAGCTCGGCATCGTCCTGGGCGGCGACGGCACCATCCTGCGGGCCCTGGAAGCGGTCCGGGAGGCCGACGTCCCGGTCCATGGCGTCAACCTCGGCCACGTCGGCTTCCTGGCCGAGAGCGAGGTCGAGGACCTCTCGATCACCGTCGCGCGTCTGCTGGACGGTGACTACGAGATCGAGAAGCGCGCCGCGCTCGACGTGCACGTGCTGGACGGCGACGACCACCCGGTCGAGGAGCACTGGGCGCTGAACGAGGCCTCGCTCGAGAAAGCCGACCGGCTCAAGATGATCAACGTCGCCATCGAGATCGACGGCCGCCCCGTCTCCTCCTTCGGCTGCGACGGCGTGGTGCTGTCCACCTCCACCGGCTCGACCGCCTACGCCTTCAGCGCCGGCGGCCCGGTGATCTGGCCCGAGGTCGATGCCATGCTGCTGATCCCGCTGGCCGCCCACGCCCTGTTCGCCCGCCCGCTGGTGCTGGGCCGCTCCTCCGAGGCGGCGATCGAGATGACCCTCGACAACCGCGAGGACGGCATCCTCACCCTCGACGGCCGCCGCACCGCCGAGATCACCGCCGGGATGCGCGTCGAGACCCGCCTGTCCGAGCGGTCCGTGCGCCTGGTCCGCCTGAGCACCACCCCCTTCGCGGATCGGCTCGTCGAGAAGTTCCAGCTCCCGGTCGTCGGCTGGCGGGGACGCAGCCCGCGCACGCGCTGAGGGGCTGATCGGTTTCATGCTGTCCACCCTGCGCATCCGCCAGATCGGTGTGATCGACGATGCGATGCTCGAGTTCGGGCCCGGATTCACCGCCCTGACCGGGGAGACCGGCGCCGGCAAGACCATGATCGTCACCGGGCTGACCATGCTCCTGGGGGACCGGCTGGACCGCGGCCGCACCCGCGGCTCGAGCACCGTCGACGGCACCCTCGCCCTGGCCGGGCACGAGGAGCTGTCCACCTCCCTCGACGAGCTCGGGGCCGAGGAGGACGACGGCGAGGTCCTCGTCGTGCGCCGCGTGACCCGTGACGGCCGCTCCCGGGCGCAGATCGGCGGCGTCCCCGTGCCGATCGGCACCCTCGCCCGCCTGGTCGGCACCGCCGTCACCGTGCATGGCCAGGCCGATCAGCAGCGACTTCGCGACCTCGACGCCCAACGGGAAGCGCTCGACCGCTTCGCCGACGCCGAGATCGGCCCGCTGCTGACCCGCCACCGCGAGATCTGGCGTGAACGCACCGCCCTGACCGAGCAGGTCGCCGAGCTCGACGGACTGCTGGCCGAGCGCGACCGCCGCGGCACCGCCCTGCGCGAGGCGCTCGAGCGCATCGAGGCCTCCGACCCCCAGGTGGGGGAGGACGACGCGCTGCGCACCGAGCTCGAACGGCTCGGCAACGCCGAGGAGCTGCGGGGCGGGGCGACCCAGGCCGCCCTGGCCCTGGTCGGGGACGACGACGGTCCCGCCGCCGGCTCCCTGCTGGACGTCGCCTCCGAGTCCCTGGGCCGCGCCGCCCGCACCGACACCACCCTGGCGCCGCTGGTCGAACGCCTGGACGCCGCTCGCATCGAGCTCTCGGACATCTCGGGCGAGCTGACCCGCTATGCCGAGGACATCGACGCCTCCCCGGGCCGTCTCGACGAGGCGAACGAGCGGCTGCACGAGCTGACCGTCCTGGTGCGGGACCTCGGTGCCCTGCTGCCCGGGCCCGACGGCCCCGCCGAGGACGTCACCGCGCTGCTGGAGACCTCCCGCGGCGCCGCCGTCGACCTCGATCGCTTCGAGGGCGCCGAGCAGGAGCGCGCCACCGCCGCCACCCGTCTCGAGGCCGTCCAGGACGAGCTGGAGGAGACCGCCGACGCCCTGACCGCCGCCCGGACGGCCGCGGCCGAGCGCCTGGCCGCGGCGGTGCAGGAGGAGCTGCGCCACCTCGAGATGCCCGACGCCGCCCTCCGCGTCGACGTCACGCAGCGGACCCACCGCTCCCACGGCCGCGACGCCGTCGCGATCCTGCTGGCGCCGCACCCGGGCGCCGAGCCCCTGCCGGTCGCCCAGGCGGCCTCCGGCGGCGAGCTCTCCCGCGTCATGCTGGCCCTCGAGGTGGCGCTGGCCTCCTCCCGCAGCGACCGCACCGCCGCCCCCGTGTTCGTCTTCGACGAGATCGACGCGGGCATCGGCGGCCGGGCCGCCCTCGCCGTCGGCCAGCGCCTGGCGCAGCTGGCCCGTCATGCACAGGTCATCGTCGTCACCCACCTGCCGCAGGTCGCGGCCCACGCCGGCACCCATCTGCAGATCGTGAAGTCCTCGACCGACGGAGCCACCAGCTCCACCGTCGAGACCCTGGAGCGGCCCGGTCGGATCCGGGAGCTGGCCCGCATGCTCGCGGGGGACGACGCCTCCGACCTCGCCCTCGCGCACGCGGAGGAGCTGCTGGAGGCGGCGAGCACCGTGCCCGTCGGCCGGCCCTCGCCGCGCGGGGCCGTCGGATGAGCGCCGCACCGCCGACGGTCTCCGGCACCGCCCGGCTGGGCAAACGGACCAAGGACCTCACCAAGCGCCTCGAGTCCGGGGACATCGCGATCATCGACCACGAGGACATCGACCGGGTGGCCGCGGAGGCCCTGGTCGAACGCCGCCCCGCGGCCGTGCTGAACGTCTCCGCCTCCACCTCCGGGCGCTATCCCAATGCGGGCCCGCGCATCCTCGTCGAGGCCGGGATCGCGCTCGTCGACGAGCTCGGCGAGAACGTGTTCGAGGAGATCCGGGACGGGCAGGAGGTCCATGTCGACGGCTCGCGGGTGCTGCTCGATGACCTGGTGATCGCCGAGGGCACGGCGCAGGACGATGCGACGATCGCCGCCTCCCAGCAGATCGCCCGCGACGGGCTCTCCGAACAGCTGGAGCTGTTCGCCGAGAACACGATGGAGTACATGCTGCGCGAGCGCGACCTGCTGCTGGACGGGATCGGCGCCCCCGCGGTGCGCACCGTCCTGGACGGCCGGCCGGCCCTGATCGTGGTGCGCGGGTACCACTACAAGGAGGACCTCGCCACGCTGCGGCCCTTCCTGCGGGAGAACCGACCCGTCATCATCGGCGTCGACGGCGGGGCCGACGCGGTGCTCGACGCCGGGTTCCGCCCCGACATGATCATCGGGGACATGGACTCCGTCTCCGATCGCGCCCTGCGCAGCGGCGCCGAGCTCGTCGTCCACGCCTACCGCGACGGTCGCGCCCCCGGCGCGGAGCGCCTGCGGGAGCTCGGGCTCGGCGACGAGGTCGTGCTCTTCCCCGCCTCGGGCACCAGCGAGGACATCGCCATGCTGCTGGCCGACGAGAAGGGCGCCTCCGTGATCGTCGCCGTCGGCACCCACGGCACCCTCGAGGAGTTCCTCGACAAGGGGCGGGCCGGGATGAGCTCGACATTCCTCACGCGACTGCGGATCGGCTCGAAGCTGGTCGACGCCAAAGGGGTCTCACGCCTGTACCGTCAGAGGATCTCCACCTTCCAGCTGGTGCTGCTCGCGCTGGCCGGCCTGGCCGCCCTCGCGGTCGCGCTCTGGGCCACCCCCGGCGGCCAGGCCCTGGTCCAGATCCTCG encodes the following:
- the steA gene encoding putative cytokinetic ring protein SteA; amino-acid sequence: MSAAPPTVSGTARLGKRTKDLTKRLESGDIAIIDHEDIDRVAAEALVERRPAAVLNVSASTSGRYPNAGPRILVEAGIALVDELGENVFEEIRDGQEVHVDGSRVLLDDLVIAEGTAQDDATIAASQQIARDGLSEQLELFAENTMEYMLRERDLLLDGIGAPAVRTVLDGRPALIVVRGYHYKEDLATLRPFLRENRPVIIGVDGGADAVLDAGFRPDMIIGDMDSVSDRALRSGAELVVHAYRDGRAPGAERLRELGLGDEVVLFPASGTSEDIAMLLADEKGASVIVAVGTHGTLEEFLDKGRAGMSSTFLTRLRIGSKLVDAKGVSRLYRQRISTFQLVLLALAGLAALAVALWATPGGQALVQILGARLDTLLSWFTVLFSPRASGS
- a CDS encoding NAD kinase, with translation MRRFLLYVHTGRRAALGAMLTVLEELTRRDVRGVVVDDQVDEIMALPEDAAPPKLLTFLTNGGVDVLDAVSAADLVELGIVLGGDGTILRALEAVREADVPVHGVNLGHVGFLAESEVEDLSITVARLLDGDYEIEKRAALDVHVLDGDDHPVEEHWALNEASLEKADRLKMINVAIEIDGRPVSSFGCDGVVLSTSTGSTAYAFSAGGPVIWPEVDAMLLIPLAAHALFARPLVLGRSSEAAIEMTLDNREDGILTLDGRRTAEITAGMRVETRLSERSVRLVRLSTTPFADRLVEKFQLPVVGWRGRSPRTR
- a CDS encoding HAD-IIA family hydrolase yields the protein MIRRPDPSLLDLYDALLLDLDGTLMHGAAPIPHAAAAVDRARAAGTTVVFATNNASRTPRQAAEHLAQVGVAAQPEEFVTSPQVASRLLADRLEPGQKVLVVGGESLAAEIRESGLEPVTTDSPDVVAVVQGWSPTLDWSILAEGAYAIGHGAWWMATNIDATLPTERGMAPGNGAMVAALRHATGVEPAVAGKPEPGMFTVAARDASSRRPLIIGDRLDTDIEGAVRAGMDSLLVLTGVDGIDAALRADPVRRPTFILSDLSELGAPFPLPVLDGDRVRCGAVGARWVDGDIVLTGRLGDPRVLRAVLALLHARAAQGPWTGRLLDREGTEQRPNDR
- the recN gene encoding DNA repair protein RecN, with the translated sequence MLSTLRIRQIGVIDDAMLEFGPGFTALTGETGAGKTMIVTGLTMLLGDRLDRGRTRGSSTVDGTLALAGHEELSTSLDELGAEEDDGEVLVVRRVTRDGRSRAQIGGVPVPIGTLARLVGTAVTVHGQADQQRLRDLDAQREALDRFADAEIGPLLTRHREIWRERTALTEQVAELDGLLAERDRRGTALREALERIEASDPQVGEDDALRTELERLGNAEELRGGATQAALALVGDDDGPAAGSLLDVASESLGRAARTDTTLAPLVERLDAARIELSDISGELTRYAEDIDASPGRLDEANERLHELTVLVRDLGALLPGPDGPAEDVTALLETSRGAAVDLDRFEGAEQERATAATRLEAVQDELEETADALTAARTAAAERLAAAVQEELRHLEMPDAALRVDVTQRTHRSHGRDAVAILLAPHPGAEPLPVAQAASGGELSRVMLALEVALASSRSDRTAAPVFVFDEIDAGIGGRAALAVGQRLAQLARHAQVIVVTHLPQVAAHAGTHLQIVKSSTDGATSSTVETLERPGRIRELARMLAGDDASDLALAHAEELLEAASTVPVGRPSPRGAVG
- a CDS encoding TlyA family RNA methyltransferase, producing MSPERLDIALAAAGLARSRSHARRVIEEGRARLDGRPAMKPSTPVPPGARLQVVDVPDGIEYASRAAHKLLGAMDTLGLDPAGARCLDAGASTGGFSDVLLRRGADRVIAVDIGHDQLAEHVARDPRVSVRDGISVRDLTPALIGGTVDLLVADLSFISLATVIAPLARVVRTGGDLLIMVKPQFEVGRAALPRTGVVTEPAARTAAVTGVAEAAAGAGLALQGVGPSALPGQDGNREYFLHLRPTGVTCAMDEVACDMIGDAVRENRSRHREISRGTPHDPADAPTDAQED